The following proteins come from a genomic window of Gimesia chilikensis:
- a CDS encoding MMPL family transporter, producing the protein MDNLSPENQERSFLGEALAATTQFVVTHARLSLALALVVSVGCILLTVFRLEFKTDRADLIDPTAAFHQKWMNYTESFGSSSDLVCVVEAENPESIKFVLRTLGQRIEQHPELFENPLYQINPGDLPSKGLQYLTPRQLQAGLNRLDEYGPIYRNGRWDLTQVDLLYDRLRYQIQSRSASYRGTERDQSLEPLFTHAAILTSSMARYLSDQNDFQSPWPSIVAVNERMRERSREIIYLLNESGTMGFLKVFPVHKEAGFDGATQAIEQMRTIIGEVAAENPEAKISLTGIPVLENDEMRKSQSDMINASIISCFGVGLLLFFGFRGIRHPLLTLLMLAAGMAWAFGYTTLTIGHLNILSVSFAVILIGLGIDFGIHYLARYIELRHKGEDLEPALLKTSRTVGTGIVAAAVTTALAFYCAGLTPFLGIAELGFIGGGGIILCAIATFLVLPALLSQADKNVEVKQMPTPFQGKWLQKMITRFPRMVALSSLALVAFCASQLVQKSDQGWESRVVYDYNLLNLQAAGLESVEVQKRIFNDAQNSLLFAVSVANSPEEARELRKKFEALPSVHHVEELASRVPAHSSQETNLLVQSYRAQLSRLPNNVPPVNRLNPSTIGRKLEQFYVLLSNYQSPTAQQTARMLDQFLNRFESLTLAQQSRFLDEFQYRTTASLLGQFRAIRGASDSSPVRFSDLPRSLTSRFVSPEGKWLIQIYPRDHIWEIEPLEEFVKEVRSVDPDVTGTPLQNYEAAQQIKVSYKTASIYALAVICVVLLIDYLSRRHATMALVPPAILALCTWFILYNRGTPVSVEAAIGMFLIMCFSVAFVLERSSVLHMLLTMIPPVVGGLVMFGILAMTSIDLNPANLIVLPLILGIGVDDGVHVVHDFRMKQGPYKTSPSTINAIVMTSLTSMIGFGSMMVATHRGLYSVGLVLVIGVGCCLFISLVTLPALLTWISNREEAADSVSMEDSDEHSSSRKKKRQNRERMEAEAAA; encoded by the coding sequence GTGGATAATCTCTCCCCTGAAAATCAGGAACGCTCATTCCTCGGCGAGGCGCTGGCTGCGACAACCCAGTTTGTGGTGACGCACGCCCGGCTCAGTCTGGCTTTGGCCCTGGTTGTGTCAGTCGGCTGTATCCTGCTGACCGTCTTCAGGTTGGAATTTAAAACCGACCGGGCTGATCTGATCGATCCGACGGCAGCCTTCCATCAGAAATGGATGAATTACACCGAGAGTTTCGGCAGTTCATCGGATCTGGTCTGTGTCGTCGAAGCAGAGAATCCCGAATCGATTAAATTTGTCCTGCGGACGCTGGGGCAGCGAATCGAGCAGCATCCTGAACTGTTTGAGAATCCGCTCTATCAGATTAACCCAGGCGATTTACCTTCTAAAGGACTGCAATATTTAACACCGCGACAGCTGCAGGCTGGTCTGAATCGGCTGGATGAATACGGTCCGATTTACCGCAATGGGCGCTGGGATCTGACCCAGGTCGATCTGCTGTATGATCGCCTGCGTTACCAGATCCAATCCCGGTCTGCCAGCTATCGAGGCACCGAACGCGATCAGTCCCTTGAGCCTCTGTTTACCCACGCTGCGATTCTGACATCCAGCATGGCACGCTACCTGTCAGACCAGAATGACTTTCAGTCTCCCTGGCCTTCGATTGTCGCTGTGAACGAACGGATGCGCGAACGGTCCCGTGAAATCATTTACCTGTTGAATGAATCCGGCACGATGGGCTTTCTCAAGGTCTTTCCTGTGCATAAGGAAGCAGGCTTTGACGGCGCCACGCAGGCTATCGAACAGATGCGGACCATTATCGGCGAAGTCGCTGCTGAGAATCCGGAAGCCAAAATCAGTCTGACTGGAATTCCGGTTCTGGAAAATGACGAAATGCGTAAGTCGCAGTCCGATATGATCAATGCATCGATCATTTCCTGTTTCGGCGTGGGACTGCTGCTGTTTTTCGGTTTTCGTGGTATCCGTCATCCCCTGCTGACTCTGCTCATGCTGGCAGCAGGGATGGCCTGGGCCTTCGGTTATACGACGCTCACCATCGGTCATCTGAATATTCTCTCGGTTTCCTTTGCCGTGATTCTGATCGGGCTGGGGATCGATTTTGGTATCCATTACCTCGCCCGCTATATTGAATTGCGACATAAAGGGGAAGATCTGGAACCGGCTCTGCTCAAAACATCGCGCACAGTGGGGACCGGGATTGTGGCTGCTGCTGTGACGACCGCTCTGGCCTTCTACTGTGCCGGACTGACTCCCTTCCTGGGAATCGCGGAACTCGGTTTCATTGGCGGTGGTGGAATTATCTTATGTGCTATCGCCACCTTCCTGGTGCTGCCGGCACTGCTTTCACAGGCAGATAAAAATGTAGAAGTCAAACAGATGCCCACTCCCTTCCAGGGAAAGTGGTTACAGAAAATGATTACGCGGTTTCCCCGCATGGTAGCGTTAAGCTCCCTGGCCCTGGTGGCATTCTGTGCCAGCCAGCTGGTTCAAAAATCGGATCAGGGATGGGAATCGCGTGTTGTTTATGACTACAACCTGTTGAACCTGCAGGCAGCGGGACTGGAGTCTGTCGAAGTCCAGAAGCGGATTTTCAATGATGCTCAGAACTCGCTGCTCTTCGCGGTCTCCGTAGCGAATAGTCCGGAAGAGGCTCGAGAGCTGCGTAAGAAGTTCGAGGCTCTGCCCTCCGTGCATCATGTGGAGGAACTGGCCTCACGCGTCCCTGCACATTCTTCGCAGGAAACCAATCTACTGGTGCAGTCGTATCGGGCACAGCTGTCACGACTGCCAAATAATGTGCCTCCCGTGAATCGTCTCAATCCTTCGACGATCGGACGGAAACTCGAACAGTTTTATGTGTTACTCTCAAACTACCAGAGTCCAACAGCGCAGCAGACTGCCCGCATGCTGGATCAGTTTCTCAACCGCTTTGAATCTTTGACGCTAGCCCAGCAGTCCCGCTTCCTGGATGAATTTCAGTACCGGACTACTGCGTCACTGCTCGGTCAGTTCCGCGCCATCCGTGGTGCTTCCGATTCTTCGCCGGTCCGTTTTTCCGATCTACCCCGTTCGTTGACTTCACGCTTCGTGAGTCCCGAAGGAAAATGGCTGATCCAGATTTATCCCCGCGATCACATTTGGGAAATCGAACCGCTGGAGGAGTTTGTTAAAGAGGTACGCTCTGTCGATCCGGATGTGACGGGAACCCCGCTGCAGAATTACGAAGCGGCTCAACAGATCAAAGTCAGTTATAAGACCGCTTCGATTTACGCTCTGGCAGTCATCTGTGTCGTTTTACTGATCGATTATCTGAGCCGTCGTCATGCAACAATGGCGCTGGTGCCTCCGGCGATTCTGGCTCTCTGTACCTGGTTCATTCTCTATAACCGTGGGACGCCGGTCAGTGTTGAAGCTGCCATCGGCATGTTTCTGATTATGTGCTTCAGTGTGGCCTTTGTGCTGGAACGCAGCAGTGTGCTGCATATGCTGTTGACCATGATTCCCCCGGTCGTCGGTGGCCTGGTCATGTTCGGGATTCTGGCGATGACTTCAATCGACCTGAATCCGGCCAACCTGATCGTGCTGCCCCTGATTCTCGGCATCGGCGTCGATGACGGCGTGCACGTGGTCCATGATTTCCGGATGAAACAGGGGCCCTATAAAACATCTCCCAGTACGATCAACGCAATTGTGATGACCTCACTGACTTCGATGATCGGTTTCGGCAGTATGATGGTGGCCACGCACCGTGGGCTTTACAGCGTCGGTCTGGTATTGGTGATTGGTGTAGGCTGCTGTCTGTTCATTTCACTGGTAACCCTACCGGCCCTGCTGACCTGGATTTCCAATCGGGAAGAAGCCGCTGATTCAGTCAGCATGGAAGATTCCGACGAACATTCCAGCAGCCGGAAGAAAAAGCGGCAGAACCGTGAGCGGATGGAAGCGGAAGCCGCTGCCTGA
- the mnmA gene encoding tRNA 2-thiouridine(34) synthase MnmA encodes MSERVVLAMSGGVDSSAAAHLLLEQGYEVIGLFMRSGATEETACAIEDPHSLPVLNTKAHKQGCCSASDAADARRVADMLDIPFHALNFKDAFGRIKDYFADEYLAGRTPNPCVMCNNWLKFGKLWEFAESVGASYISTGHYAQLKSVPGEEHPALVRGLDRSKDQSYVLFGINRDLLDKIIFPVGGFVKPEIREMAGEAGLRTANKPDSQEICFIPDNDYFGFLNRYRGKQETAGEMVDTAGNVVGQHTGYENYTIGQRKRLGVAFGSPRYVIKIEPETKRVVIGTRDDLARKSLEANRSNWLIDSPGSELRCQAQIRYQHKEAECTVQILDEERFRVTFDNPEYGVAPGQAVVLYDADRVIGGGWIM; translated from the coding sequence ATGTCTGAGCGTGTTGTCCTGGCGATGAGTGGTGGAGTTGACAGCTCCGCAGCCGCCCATCTTTTACTGGAACAGGGTTATGAGGTGATCGGTCTGTTCATGCGGTCCGGTGCCACCGAAGAGACGGCCTGCGCGATCGAGGATCCCCATAGTCTTCCCGTTCTGAACACGAAAGCACACAAGCAGGGCTGCTGTTCCGCCAGTGATGCTGCAGATGCCCGCCGGGTAGCTGATATGCTCGACATTCCGTTTCATGCGCTGAACTTCAAAGATGCGTTTGGGCGCATCAAAGATTACTTCGCTGATGAATACCTGGCCGGCCGCACTCCCAATCCATGTGTAATGTGCAACAACTGGCTCAAGTTTGGCAAACTCTGGGAATTCGCAGAATCAGTGGGCGCTTCCTACATTTCGACCGGGCATTATGCACAGTTGAAGTCTGTCCCGGGAGAAGAACATCCGGCCCTGGTGCGCGGTCTTGACCGCTCTAAGGACCAGTCCTACGTTCTGTTCGGTATCAATCGTGATCTGCTCGACAAAATCATCTTTCCCGTAGGTGGCTTCGTCAAACCGGAAATCCGGGAGATGGCAGGTGAAGCGGGCTTGAGGACAGCCAATAAGCCTGACAGTCAGGAAATTTGTTTCATTCCCGACAACGATTATTTCGGCTTCCTGAACCGGTACCGTGGCAAGCAGGAAACGGCAGGCGAAATGGTTGACACCGCGGGGAACGTCGTCGGCCAGCATACCGGCTATGAAAATTATACCATTGGTCAGCGGAAGCGATTGGGCGTCGCCTTTGGTTCGCCCCGTTATGTCATCAAAATCGAGCCTGAGACAAAACGAGTCGTAATCGGTACGCGCGACGACCTGGCTCGGAAATCATTGGAAGCCAATCGCAGTAACTGGCTGATTGACAGTCCCGGTTCCGAGCTCCGCTGTCAGGCCCAGATTCGTTATCAGCATAAAGAAGCTGAATGCACGGTACAGATTCTGGATGAAGAACGGTTTCGGGTCACCTTCGATAACCCGGAATACGGTGTCGCCCCGGGTCAGGCGGTTGTGCTGTATGATGCAGACCGCGTGATTGGTGGCGGCTGGATCATGTAA
- a CDS encoding cation diffusion facilitator family transporter, which yields MAQSNSRFAVIAALTGNALITIAKGTTFLITGSGAMLSETIHSVADFLNQLLLLIGLVRADRMPDRRYEYGYAGERYVWALISAVGIFFLGCGVTVYHGVQSLFHPPELDFGEMKWAIAALLFALVIDGVVFFLALKTEWKNAQKEKKAFHQYLRKEADPASVAVILEDGAACLGVMIALISILLAKMTGSPYWDAIGSIGIGVLLGGIAVWLIIRNQELLVGPSIPPETREQVQRILKNNPLIDDVLDLRSRILSIDNYRIKVDLSFDPEELSKRLKKKALAAYPQIQSEQDFEEFCQKYTRDILDTLAEEIDKIEAEIQRQVPEAKHLDLEAN from the coding sequence ATGGCTCAAAGTAATTCCCGATTCGCGGTTATAGCCGCCCTGACAGGAAACGCACTGATCACGATTGCCAAAGGAACAACGTTTCTGATCACCGGTTCGGGAGCCATGCTGTCCGAGACAATTCACTCAGTGGCTGACTTTCTGAATCAGTTACTGCTGCTCATCGGTCTGGTTCGTGCTGACCGGATGCCAGACCGTCGTTATGAGTATGGCTACGCGGGTGAACGGTATGTCTGGGCATTGATTTCCGCAGTCGGGATTTTTTTCCTGGGCTGTGGCGTGACGGTGTACCACGGTGTGCAGTCGCTGTTTCATCCACCAGAACTCGACTTTGGCGAAATGAAATGGGCCATCGCGGCGCTTCTGTTTGCCCTGGTCATCGACGGTGTCGTTTTCTTTCTCGCACTCAAGACGGAATGGAAAAACGCTCAGAAGGAGAAAAAGGCGTTTCATCAGTACCTGCGCAAGGAAGCAGACCCGGCCTCCGTCGCCGTCATTCTCGAAGATGGTGCTGCCTGCCTGGGGGTGATGATCGCACTGATTTCAATCCTGCTTGCCAAGATGACCGGATCCCCCTACTGGGATGCCATCGGCTCTATCGGAATTGGTGTTCTGCTGGGAGGGATTGCCGTCTGGTTGATTATCCGGAACCAGGAACTGCTGGTCGGTCCCAGTATCCCACCAGAGACGAGAGAACAGGTACAACGCATCCTGAAGAACAATCCGCTGATTGACGATGTGCTGGACCTGCGATCCAGAATCCTCTCAATCGATAACTACCGCATTAAGGTCGACCTGAGTTTTGATCCCGAAGAATTGTCGAAACGTCTGAAAAAGAAAGCACTTGCCGCCTATCCTCAAATTCAGAGCGAACAGGACTTCGAGGAGTTTTGTCAGAAGTATACACGGGATATCCTCGATACCCTGGCTGAGGAAATCGATAAGATCGAAGCGGAAATCCAGCGACAGGTCCCTGAGGCCAAACACCTCGATCTGGAAGCCAATTAA
- a CDS encoding c-type cytochrome domain-containing protein yields the protein MSSPLSAEDKKKDDKDKKPKVTYDEHIKPIFRAKCFACHNTDKKASGLDLTNYTGLMQGGAAGESIAPGDAEGSYLYMLVTHDSEPFMPPKSDKLPDKELALIQEWINIGAPENAGSKVSIKKPKFDFSLQGASSGKPDGPPPMPPHLNLDPVVHSSLPTAITAMATNPWSPLAAVAGQKQVLLYNTKTLELLGVLPFPEGVPHVLKFSRNGSLLLAGGGHAAASGRVVVWDVKTGKRLFEVGDELDAVLCADISSDQRFIALGSPSKVIRVYSTSTGELAYEIRKHTDWMTSLAFSPDSVLLCSGDRNGGAFVWEAATGNEYLTLKGHKGGITGITWRSDSNLVATSSEDQSVKLWEVQNGNNIKSWNAHGGGTSSVEFARDGRLVTTGRDKVTKLWDQAGKQLRAFPAFGDIGVCVTICDETNQVISSDWTGKIKVWNAADGKEIGELTANPLPLSERLSKATASLSAAQANHQKLAAAAQADQAAVTKINADIAASQKQQTDLQNQLNSLNGNLAAAQKALAGAQAGATASTNKITEIGKPLPAIKEAHAKADAVSKQAAGDKELAEAAAKLKAAVDNRTAAIAAEQKTLATHQAAVKDNQQKVAQYTPQIKQTTDALNAAKAKVVALQNSLKPATDKATASQNAANSAASALAAAQNEVKHWQAEIEFSKKLNNAQASAAK from the coding sequence ATGTCATCTCCCCTGTCTGCGGAAGACAAAAAGAAGGATGACAAGGACAAGAAGCCGAAAGTCACCTATGACGAACACATCAAACCGATTTTTCGGGCGAAGTGTTTTGCCTGTCATAATACCGACAAGAAAGCTTCCGGCCTGGACCTGACCAACTACACCGGTCTGATGCAGGGTGGTGCCGCAGGTGAATCAATTGCGCCCGGCGATGCCGAAGGCAGTTACCTGTATATGCTGGTCACCCACGATTCCGAACCCTTCATGCCTCCCAAATCGGACAAGCTTCCCGATAAAGAGCTGGCATTGATTCAGGAATGGATCAACATCGGTGCTCCGGAAAACGCCGGGAGTAAGGTCAGCATCAAGAAACCAAAGTTTGATTTTTCATTGCAGGGTGCATCTTCCGGAAAACCGGATGGACCGCCTCCCATGCCGCCACACTTGAACCTGGACCCGGTCGTGCACAGCAGCCTGCCTACCGCCATCACGGCTATGGCCACCAACCCCTGGTCCCCCCTGGCCGCTGTTGCCGGTCAGAAACAGGTTCTGCTCTATAACACCAAAACCCTGGAACTTCTGGGGGTACTCCCCTTCCCCGAAGGCGTACCTCATGTCCTGAAATTCAGCCGGAACGGCAGTCTCTTACTGGCCGGCGGCGGACATGCTGCTGCCAGTGGCCGCGTTGTGGTCTGGGATGTCAAAACCGGAAAGCGTCTCTTTGAAGTAGGCGACGAACTGGACGCTGTGCTCTGTGCTGACATCAGCTCCGATCAGCGTTTTATCGCCCTGGGCAGCCCCAGCAAAGTCATTCGCGTTTATTCCACCAGCACAGGTGAACTCGCTTACGAAATCCGTAAACACACCGACTGGATGACCTCGCTGGCCTTCAGCCCCGATTCCGTCCTGCTCTGTTCCGGAGACCGGAACGGTGGCGCGTTCGTCTGGGAAGCAGCTACGGGAAATGAATATCTGACACTCAAGGGACATAAAGGTGGAATCACCGGGATCACCTGGCGATCCGACTCCAACCTGGTCGCCACCAGTAGTGAAGATCAGTCCGTCAAACTCTGGGAAGTTCAAAACGGGAATAACATTAAATCCTGGAACGCCCATGGTGGCGGAACTTCCAGTGTGGAATTCGCCCGCGACGGACGTCTGGTTACCACCGGCCGAGATAAAGTAACCAAACTCTGGGATCAGGCCGGAAAGCAGCTGCGTGCCTTCCCCGCTTTCGGAGATATCGGCGTCTGTGTCACGATCTGTGATGAAACCAACCAGGTCATCTCTTCTGACTGGACTGGTAAGATCAAAGTCTGGAACGCTGCCGATGGAAAAGAAATTGGTGAATTGACAGCCAATCCTCTTCCCTTATCCGAGCGACTGTCGAAAGCCACAGCCAGCCTCAGTGCAGCGCAAGCCAATCATCAGAAGCTGGCAGCGGCCGCCCAGGCAGACCAGGCTGCAGTGACTAAGATTAATGCAGACATCGCTGCTTCTCAAAAACAGCAGACCGATCTGCAGAATCAGTTAAACAGCCTGAATGGCAATCTGGCAGCCGCCCAGAAAGCTCTGGCAGGTGCACAGGCCGGTGCGACTGCTTCCACAAACAAGATTACCGAAATTGGAAAACCACTGCCGGCTATCAAGGAAGCACATGCAAAGGCTGATGCTGTGAGCAAACAGGCTGCTGGCGACAAAGAGCTTGCCGAAGCTGCTGCCAAATTGAAAGCGGCCGTCGATAATCGCACCGCAGCCATCGCAGCCGAGCAGAAAACGCTGGCTACGCACCAGGCAGCTGTCAAAGATAATCAGCAGAAGGTTGCTCAGTACACGCCGCAAATCAAACAGACAACAGATGCGCTGAATGCGGCCAAAGCCAAAGTAGTCGCCCTGCAGAATTCATTGAAACCGGCGACTGATAAAGCGACCGCTTCTCAGAATGCAGCGAACTCCGCTGCCAGTGCTTTGGCTGCTGCTCAGAATGAAGTCAAACACTGGCAGGCAGAAATCGAGTTCTCCAAGAAACTCAATAACGCCCAGGCCAGTGCTGCCAAGTAA
- a CDS encoding DUF1549 and DUF1553 domain-containing protein, which yields MWRHQTITRSFLALAFLVGGISLATAADKTEPVKAEPPKPAEAKPTPAPAPKAEAAKPAETKPAEPKPAPAQPAAPKPAPPKPAPKMVQLNVYPQDIQLTTSRDRQSVIGQAVYDNGLTEDVTTKLQFKPAQEGIVRIENNMIYPAGDGETDVVASFGGASVKLHSKVTKAKEDRPISFTLDVMPTFMRAGCNTGSCHGAARGKDGFRLSLFGFDPKGDYHRLTRELSGRRINLSMPQESLLLEKAIGAVPHTGGKLYEKDSEYYNASLRWLQAGAPYDAGAIPTVDKVEIYPKGGVMDGKGTTQQVSVLAYYSDGTTRDVTTLSAFSSNNDNSATITKDGKITASNRGEAFIMARFDTHTVGSHFVVLPKGLDFEWPNVPEYNYVDTLIHNKLKKLRVIPSEVCSDAEFLRRASLDICGVMPTIEEFNTFVADKDPKKREKLVDQLLNRKEFVEMWVMKWSELLQIRTVNNRISYKSALLYYNWLQERIASNVPLDKMVQELLGSTGGTFANAATNYYENERDTLKVAENVAQVFMGMRIQCAQCHNHPFDRWTMDDYYSFAAFFSQVGRKGSEDPRESIIYNRGSGEVRHMVDNRVMQPKFLGGAQPEVKGKDRRVVLASWLASNENPYFATNLSNIVWAHFFGKGIINEVDDVRISNPPVNPELLDELAKRFTDYNYDFKKLVRDICTSRTYQLATQTNPSNENDLTNFSHAHPRRLRAEVLLDCISQVTSAPNKFRGLPLGARAVQIADGNTTNYFLTTFGRAKRDTVCSCEVRMEPSLSQALHLLNGDTVNSKIVQGKFVESRIKAGKKPLEIVDEMYISCLTRKPTDKEYSTLVQVLDENKKDEQNALNDIFWSLLNSREFIFNH from the coding sequence ATGTGGCGTCATCAAACAATCACTCGCAGTTTTCTTGCCCTGGCCTTCCTGGTGGGTGGAATCTCTCTCGCAACTGCTGCAGACAAAACGGAACCGGTCAAAGCAGAGCCTCCCAAGCCTGCTGAAGCAAAACCGACTCCGGCTCCAGCACCGAAAGCTGAGGCAGCCAAGCCCGCAGAAACCAAGCCAGCGGAACCAAAGCCGGCCCCCGCGCAGCCTGCCGCTCCTAAACCGGCTCCCCCCAAACCAGCCCCCAAGATGGTTCAACTGAATGTTTATCCTCAGGATATCCAGCTGACAACCAGCCGGGACCGGCAGTCGGTGATTGGACAGGCAGTTTATGACAACGGTCTGACCGAAGACGTCACTACGAAACTTCAGTTCAAGCCAGCCCAAGAAGGCATCGTGCGTATCGAAAACAATATGATTTACCCGGCCGGCGATGGTGAGACCGATGTAGTCGCCAGCTTCGGCGGTGCGAGCGTCAAGCTGCACTCCAAGGTTACTAAAGCAAAAGAAGATCGTCCCATCAGTTTCACACTGGACGTTATGCCTACATTCATGCGGGCGGGCTGTAACACTGGTAGTTGCCACGGTGCAGCTCGCGGTAAAGACGGCTTCCGCCTCTCACTGTTCGGCTTTGACCCCAAGGGAGACTATCATCGTTTAACCCGTGAACTCAGCGGTCGTCGAATTAACCTGAGTATGCCTCAGGAAAGCCTGCTGCTTGAAAAAGCCATCGGCGCTGTCCCTCACACCGGTGGTAAACTCTACGAAAAAGACTCGGAATATTATAACGCGTCTTTACGCTGGCTGCAGGCAGGTGCTCCTTACGACGCGGGCGCAATCCCCACCGTTGATAAGGTTGAAATCTATCCCAAAGGTGGGGTAATGGACGGGAAAGGCACCACACAGCAGGTGTCCGTTCTGGCCTACTATTCTGATGGTACGACCCGTGACGTAACGACTCTGTCAGCCTTCTCATCCAACAACGATAACTCAGCCACCATTACCAAAGATGGTAAGATCACCGCAAGCAATCGGGGCGAAGCCTTCATTATGGCCCGCTTCGACACACACACCGTCGGATCTCACTTTGTAGTACTCCCCAAGGGCCTGGACTTCGAATGGCCCAATGTTCCGGAATACAACTATGTAGATACCCTGATTCATAACAAGCTGAAAAAGCTGCGGGTTATCCCCTCTGAAGTCTGTTCCGATGCAGAATTTCTGCGTCGTGCCAGCCTCGATATCTGCGGCGTGATGCCCACCATTGAAGAATTCAACACTTTCGTCGCTGACAAAGATCCCAAGAAACGGGAGAAACTGGTTGACCAGTTACTCAACCGTAAAGAGTTTGTCGAGATGTGGGTGATGAAGTGGTCTGAGCTTTTGCAGATCCGCACAGTCAATAACCGCATCAGTTACAAGTCAGCATTGCTGTATTACAACTGGCTGCAGGAACGGATCGCCAGCAACGTGCCCCTCGATAAGATGGTGCAGGAACTGCTCGGTTCGACCGGCGGTACCTTTGCTAATGCTGCGACCAACTATTACGAAAATGAACGTGACACTCTCAAAGTTGCTGAAAACGTGGCCCAGGTATTCATGGGCATGCGGATTCAATGTGCCCAGTGTCACAATCATCCCTTCGACCGCTGGACGATGGATGATTACTACAGCTTTGCTGCCTTCTTCTCCCAGGTCGGGCGCAAAGGCAGTGAAGACCCCCGCGAATCCATTATTTACAACCGGGGCAGCGGCGAAGTCCGCCACATGGTCGACAACCGTGTCATGCAGCCCAAATTCCTGGGTGGTGCACAGCCTGAAGTCAAAGGCAAAGACCGTCGCGTCGTGCTGGCCAGCTGGCTGGCATCCAATGAAAATCCTTACTTCGCAACGAATCTGAGTAACATCGTCTGGGCACACTTCTTCGGTAAAGGCATTATCAATGAAGTGGATGACGTCCGCATCAGTAACCCTCCGGTTAACCCGGAACTGCTGGATGAACTCGCCAAACGGTTCACTGATTATAATTACGACTTCAAGAAGCTGGTTCGCGATATCTGTACTTCGAGAACTTACCAGCTTGCCACACAGACCAATCCATCTAATGAAAACGATCTGACAAACTTCTCACACGCACATCCACGTCGTCTGCGTGCTGAAGTTCTGCTGGACTGCATTTCCCAGGTCACGAGTGCCCCCAATAAATTCCGCGGCTTACCGCTGGGAGCTCGGGCGGTGCAGATCGCCGACGGAAACACAACCAACTACTTCCTGACCACCTTTGGTCGCGCCAAGCGTGACACTGTCTGTTCATGTGAAGTCCGGATGGAACCCAGTCTGTCACAGGCACTCCACCTGCTCAACGGCGATACCGTCAACAGTAAGATCGTGCAGGGTAAATTTGTAGAATCCCGAATCAAAGCCGGCAAGAAGCCACTGGAAATTGTGGATGAAATGTATATTTCCTGCCTGACACGTAAACCGACCGACAAGGAATACTCCACCCTGGTTCAGGTCCTGGATGAAAACAAAAAAGACGAACAGAACGCGTTGAATGACATTTTCTGGTCATTGTTGAATTCGCGTGAATTCATCTTTAATCACTAA